From Thalassospiraceae bacterium LMO-JJ14:
AATAATCCCCTTTTGGGTTTGTCTGTAACGTGTCGTCTATTCCGGGGATCGAATTATTCGATCACGCCAAGAATGTCGGACTCTTTCATGATGATGAGGTCTTCGCCGTCGACTTTGACTTCGGTGCCTGACCATTTGCCGAACAGGATCTTGTCGCCTTTTTTGACGTCAAGCTTGGTCACTTTGCCGTCGTCGGCTTTGTGGCCAGTGCCGACAGCGATGACCTTGCCTTCCATCGGTTTTTCCTGCGCGGTATCGGGAATGATGATG
This genomic window contains:
- the groES gene encoding co-chaperone GroES; translation: MKFRPLHDRVLVRRVESEQKTAGGIIIPDTAQEKPMEGKVIAVGTGHKADDGKVTKLDVKKGDKILFGKWSGTEVKVDGEDLIIMKESDILGVIE